The Deltaproteobacteria bacterium genome includes the window CGGCGATCCGCGGGTCGTCGCGCAGGCCCGCCTCCTGGCTGTAGAGGTTGGCCGAGGCGAAGAGCTCCTCCTCGGAGCGCGCGCCACCGTCCTTCGCGGCGAAGTACGGGATCGCGAGCTCCTTCATGTAGCGCTCGAGCGTGTTGCTCTCGATCTCGACCGCGAACGGGCCGTGGAAGATCCCGGGCGCCGGCTCGCGGCTCGCGAGCTCCGCGCCGCCGCGCTGCCGGCTCGCCGCGATGGTCTGGATCGTGGTCGCGCGCGAGGACAGGCCGATCAGGAAGTTCGATCCCTGGCGCGTGAACGGCAGCTTCTGGTACTTGCGCAGCTTCGCGGTGTCCTCGTCGCTGCCCTGCGCGATCACGAACGCCTTCTTCACGGTCTCGAGCGTATGGTCGAGCCGCTGCTCGGCCGGCCATTCCAGCGGCGCGTCGAAGTAGCCGTCGAAGAGGCCCGCCGCGTAGCGAAGATCGACCGCGGGATTGATCGCCACGATCCGCTCGAAGTGCAGCGCGTTCGGACCGGTCGCGCCGCGCTCGAGCTGCGAGACGAACAGCGCCGCGATCCCGCCCAGCGAGTAGCCCATCAGGGAAGCGGACGTGACCCGGCCGGGGCTGCGCCGTTCGATGTCGGCGCGGATCTCCCCGAGCGCGCGGTACAGGTCCTCCGCGTCGCTCGGCGTGTAGCCCGGATAGGTCGCGGAGAGCCCGGACAGGATGAACTCGGGGTTGAAGGGATTGCTGACGATGGCCGCCGAGTAGCCGCGTTTCCAAGCGGATTCCGCGAGCTTGACCGCGTTGGTCGCCGAGCGGTGCGAGCCGATTCCCGGAATGATGAAGACCAGCGGCGCGGGCTTCTCCTGCAGCCAGAGCGAGTACGGAAGGTCCTCGCCGGTCGCGGCGGCCTCGACCTCGTAGCCGTCCTGCTCGCGCGGGAAGTCCGGATCGTCGAGCTTGGTGAGCATGATGCCGAGCGACGGATTCGGATTCGCCTCGGCCCAGGCGAGCTCGGGGATCTGGTAGTCGCTGACCTGGATCTCGCGATTGATCGCCCAGAGTGTGCGCACCGGCAGATACAGGTCGGTGCCGCTCTGGGTCAGCATGTCGTAGGTGCGCACGCGCGAGCTGAAGGCGTTGAAGGTGAACACGAGCCCGGCGCCCGGAATGTAGGTCGCGGGCGAGAGGGCCGTGTCGAAGATCCGGCCGAGCCCGTCGCGGCCGCTGCTCGGGCCCATGATCGGCAGGAACAGGTAGAAGCCGGGCTCGAAGCCCCATTTTCCGAACGCCTGCCCGACGTCCTCGCGGTAGGTCGGGATGCCCAGCGGCTTCGCGACGTCGAAGAGCCCGGCGATTCCGACCGTCGAGTTCACCAGGAAGTGCCCCGTCTCGATCCCCGCTCTCACGGGCCTTCCCTGCAGCAGCAGGCTCACGAAGCGATCCGGCCAGGCGATGTTGTACGCGAAGCGGTCGATGCTGTTTCGCACCGGCTGCGGAAACACCGTGCGCCAGCCGATCGCGATCGGCCGGACGAACCAGTCGACGACGGCTCGGGTGAAGCCGAAGCTGCCGCGGTTGAAGCCCTCGATCGGGTCGTTCACGTACTGGATCGCCTCGTACGTTTCGCCGCTGGTCGTCTGGCGGTGCTCGTCGACGCCGATCATCGAGGTGTTGTGCAGCCGCGGCGGCGCGTCGTTCGATGCGCAGCCGAGCAGGATCGCGAGTGCGAGAGCTGCTCCGAGGCGTGCGGTGGTCTTCATGGCTCTCCGGCAGCAGAGGATCCGTTGGCGCGCCCGGCTGGACTCGAACCAGCGACCTGCGGATTAGAAGTCCGCTGCTCTATCCAGCTGAGCTACGGGCGCGCGGAGCGGGAGGATAGCCCAACTCTCGCCGGCCACCGGACACGGGCTCTCCGGAAAGCAGTCGTCGGCTCGCCAGTCCGCGAAGCGCGCGTAGGCGCGGATCTCGCCATCGGCGAGGATCGCGTCGGCGAGCGCGCGGAGCCCGGGCGTGACGACGAGCGCGGCCCGATCGCGCACGACGATCTCGGGCGCGCCCGAGAGCTTCGCGCTCGCGGCGATCGCGTCTGCGATCTCGCGGTACGCCGAGGCGAAGCGCGAGGCGTCCGCCTGCGAGTCCCAGCGCGTGAGCCAGACCAGCTCCCAGCTCTCGACGCAGTCGATCTGCAGGAAGCGGTCGCCGCTCCAGCCGCGGATCAGCGAGGCGACGTCGGCGCTCGAGCCGTACGTGTCGAAGAGCACCTGCAGCGTCAGCGCGCCGGCGACGTTGTCGTCGCCGAGCGCGCAGCCGCGCGGCGCCAGCCACTCGCCGAGCAGCGCCTGCGGCAGCCGCACGAACTCGACCGGATCATCGTCTTCGGGTGCCAGCACGCGCGCGGTCGAGAGCGGCGGATCGCGAAGCGCGGCATCGAGCCCCGCGACTCCGTCCCTCGCGAAGCGCGCGGCCGCGAGCGGCGTTCCCCGGGCGTACGGGAAAATCAGCGACTCGCGCAACAGGCGAGGTGCTGCGGCGAGCGGTCCGCCCGCGCGCGTGCGCTCGGCGAGCATGCTCTCGCGCACGATCGCCGCGGTCGCCTCGTCGCGGCCGCCCGCTCCGTGGACCGCCTCGCGAACGCCGAGCATCGCGAACGTCGCATCCCCCTCGACGGCCGCGGCGAGCGCGCCGACCACGTCGTCCTGGCGGCGTAGCCGGATCAGCAGCTCGAGCGTCTCCGAAAAGTGTTGCTGCTGAAGCGCGTGCACCAGCTCGTGGACGACGATCTGGGACTGGCCGATGTCGTCGCCCTTCGTCGAGCCCGCGAGCGAGTCGAGCACGAAGAGCGTGCGCCGGTGCGGGCTGTACATCCCCGCGATCGCCTGCGACTGCAGCGCGATCATCGTCTCGACCAGGTCGATGTCCGGTGGGAAGACGCCGAGCGCGGCGTAGGCGTCGCGGTAGCGCCGCGCGGATTCGGGCGTGTAGGTGCCGTCGAGCTCGGCGCGGATCACCTCGGGGAAGGCAGACGCGCGAACCCACTCGAGCCGCACGCCGGACTCGAACTCGAGCCCGCGAAGCTCGCTGGCCTGCGCCTTCCAGGCCGCGAGGCGCGGGTCCTCGCTGCGGACGAAGAGCCCCGCACAGGCCGCGGAGAGCGCAAGTACGAGCGCGAGCGCACCGGCACGGCGCATCCGACCTAGACGCCCCAGCCGCTGCGATGCACGATCGGGACGCGACGGCCGCTGCCGTAGGCCTTCTGCGAGACGCGCAGCACGACCGGCGCCTGGCGGCGCTTGTACTCGTTGCGGTCGATCTGGCGCAGGATCCACGCCACGGTCTCGCGCGTCGCGCCGTGCGGCGGCTCGATCTCGTCGCCGGGCAGGCCGAGCTCGATCGCCTGGTGGAGCACCTCGTCCAGGACCGGGTACGGCGGCAGCGCGTCCTCGTCCTTCTGGCCCGGCGCGAGCTCGGCCGACGGGGGCTTCGAGATCGAGCCGCCCGGGATTCGCGGCGCGTCGCGGTTGGCGTGCCGCGCCAGCGCGTAGACGTCGCGCTTCAGCACGTCGCCGATCACCGCGAGCCCGCCGACCAGGTCGCCGTACAGCGTGGTGTAGCCCACGGAGAGCTCGCTCTTGTTCCCGGTCGCCAGCACGATCCGGTTCTCGAAGTTCGAGACCGCCATGAGCAGCGCCCCGCGGATCCGCGCCTGCACGTTCTCCTGCGTGAGCCCGTAGCTCTCGCGCGCGCCGAACAGATTGCGGAACTGCTCCAGGTAGTCCTTGTAGAGCGTGTCGATGCGAACGGTGCGCGTCTCGACACCGAGCGCGCGCGCGAGCGCCTCGGCGTCGGTGATGCTGTGCTCGGACGAGAACGGCCCGGGCATCAGCACGCCGAGCACGTTCTCGGGCCCGAGCGCGCGCGCGGCCAGGTGTGCGGTCACCGCGGAGTCGATCCCGCCCGAGAGCCCGATCACCGCCCGCCGCAGGCCCAGCTTTCCCAGGTAGTCGCGGATGCCGAGCACGAGCGCCCGCTCGAGCTGCTCCACGTCGGGCTCGAGCGCCGCGACCTCGGGCGCGCCGACCGCGAACGGATCGACGACCGCGAAGTCCTCCTCGAAGCGCGCGAGCCGCGTCGTGACGCGCGCGTCGGCGTCGACGCAGAAGCTCGTGCCGTCGAAGACCAGCTCGTCGTTTCCGCCGACCAGGTTCACGAACACGAACGGCACGCGGTGCCTTCGCGCCGCGTCGCGGACCATCGCCTCGCGCAGCGCCATCTTGCGCTGCTCCCAGGGCGAGGCCGAGATCGCCAGGATCAGCTCGGCTCCCTGCGCGACGAGCTCCTCGACCGGGTCGATCGGATACGGGCGCCGCGGCCCCCAGAACGCGCCGCTCCACAGGTCTTCGCAGATCGCGATGCCGATCGTGCGCTCGCGGAACCGGAACACGCGCCGCTCCGCGGCGGGCTGGAAGTAGCGCGACTCGTCGAAGATGTCGTAGGTCGGCAGCAGCGTCTTCGCCTGCACGTGCGCGATCTCGCCGCGATCGAGGAGCACCGCGGAGTTCGAGATGCGCTTGGGCCCGCCCTCGGGCGCGGGCAGGATCGCGCCGGTCAGGATCGCGATCTCGCGCGACTCGGAGACGAGCTCCTCGAGCGCGCGCGTGTGGTCGCGCAGGAAGCTCGGCCGCTCCAGCAGGTCGCCCGGTGGATAGCCCGAGATGCCGAGCTCCGGCAGCACCAGCAGATCGGCTCGCTGCTCGCGCGCGCGGACGAGCGAGTCGCGGATCCTTCGCAGGTTGCCGGCGAAGTCGCCGATCGTGAGGTTGATCTGTGCGAGGGCGACACGCATTGGAGTGGGCACGATAGCGGAAGTCGTAGCGGTCACCTCGGTGGCCTCTGCGGCCGGGCCGGGCGGCTCCTCGGGGGTCCCCTCGGGGAGGACCCCTCGACCCTCCTCGTCGCCGCCCGGCCCGGCCGCAGAGGCGGAGCGCGCGGTTTCGGAGTTGGAGAATCAGGAGAGCAGAGTCGCGGCTTCGCCGCGCCGGGCCCCGCGGCAAGCGAAGCGCGCAGCGAGGCGAAGCCGAGCGGAGTGCGGGTGG containing:
- a CDS encoding VacJ family lipoprotein gives rise to the protein MKTTARLGAALALAILLGCASNDAPPRLHNTSMIGVDEHRQTTSGETYEAIQYVNDPIEGFNRGSFGFTRAVVDWFVRPIAIGWRTVFPQPVRNSIDRFAYNIAWPDRFVSLLLQGRPVRAGIETGHFLVNSTVGIAGLFDVAKPLGIPTYREDVGQAFGKWGFEPGFYLFLPIMGPSSGRDGLGRIFDTALSPATYIPGAGLVFTFNAFSSRVRTYDMLTQSGTDLYLPVRTLWAINREIQVSDYQIPELAWAEANPNPSLGIMLTKLDDPDFPREQDGYEVEAAATGEDLPYSLWLQEKPAPLVFIIPGIGSHRSATNAVKLAESAWKRGYSAAIVSNPFNPEFILSGLSATYPGYTPSDAEDLYRALGEIRADIERRSPGRVTSASLMGYSLGGIAALFVSQLERGATGPNALHFERIVAINPAVDLRYAAGLFDGYFDAPLEWPAEQRLDHTLETVKKAFVIAQGSDEDTAKLRKYQKLPFTRQGSNFLIGLSSRATTIQTIAASRQRGGAELASREPAPGIFHGPFAVEIESNTLERYMKELAIPYFAAKDGGARSEEELFASANLYSQEAGLRDDPRIAVFTNQDDFILKPGDLDWLSSVFAGRITVFPGGGHLGNLFMPEVQTAFMDGLD
- a CDS encoding NAD+ synthase; translation: MRVALAQINLTIGDFAGNLRRIRDSLVRAREQRADLLVLPELGISGYPPGDLLERPSFLRDHTRALEELVSESREIAILTGAILPAPEGGPKRISNSAVLLDRGEIAHVQAKTLLPTYDIFDESRYFQPAAERRVFRFRERTIGIAICEDLWSGAFWGPRRPYPIDPVEELVAQGAELILAISASPWEQRKMALREAMVRDAARRHRVPFVFVNLVGGNDELVFDGTSFCVDADARVTTRLARFEEDFAVVDPFAVGAPEVAALEPDVEQLERALVLGIRDYLGKLGLRRAVIGLSGGIDSAVTAHLAARALGPENVLGVLMPGPFSSEHSITDAEALARALGVETRTVRIDTLYKDYLEQFRNLFGARESYGLTQENVQARIRGALLMAVSNFENRIVLATGNKSELSVGYTTLYGDLVGGLAVIGDVLKRDVYALARHANRDAPRIPGGSISKPPSAELAPGQKDEDALPPYPVLDEVLHQAIELGLPGDEIEPPHGATRETVAWILRQIDRNEYKRRQAPVVLRVSQKAYGSGRRVPIVHRSGWGV